From Leopardus geoffroyi isolate Oge1 chromosome B4, O.geoffroyi_Oge1_pat1.0, whole genome shotgun sequence, a single genomic window includes:
- the RHNO1 gene encoding RAD9, HUS1, RAD1-interacting nuclear orphan protein 1 — MPPRKKRRQGFQKAQLLFQQPPLEGPKHHYGSAQLPITHTRQVASKPIDHNTITSWVSPQFDTTGESWFPMNQKHHHRNQARLSSRKSITSKFPHLTFESPPSSSSATLGIPLTRECANQSEKYISGRPLVPVLSPQSCGELSTHTLQNLPYVFIPPDIQTPESSFVKEGPIPPDQREDSLPSGSFHTSTPKTPGPGPVLVKDTPEEKYGIKVTWRRRRHLFTYLRERGKLNKNQFLVKNSLDFSDSSNLKKFS; from the exons atgcCTCCCAGAAAAAAACGCCGCCAAGGGTTCCAGAAAGCCCAGCTGCTATTCCAACAACCACCACTGGAGGGCCCCAAACACCACTATGGATCTGCACAGCTTCCCATCACTCACACTAGACAGGTGGCCAGCAAGCCCATTGACCACAACACCATCACTTCCTGG GTTTCACCTCAGTTTGATACAACAGGAGAAAGCTGGTTCCCAATGAACCAGAAACACCATCACCGAAACCAGGCAAGACTTTCAAGTCGAAAATCCATCACCTCCAAGTTTCCACATCTAACATTTGAGAGCCCCCCGTCTTCCAGTTCAGCCACACTTGGGATCCCCTTAACCAGGGAGTGCGCCAATCAGTCAGAAAAGTACATTTCTGGAAGGCCCTTAGTTCCAGTGCTCAGTCCTCAAAGCTGTGGGGAGCTGTCCACACATACACTTCAAAACTTACCTTACGTGTTCATTCCACCTGATATTCAGACCCCAGAGTCTTCGTTTGTGAAGGAGGGGCCCATTCCCCCAGATCAGAGGGAAGATAGCCTTCCAAGTGGCTCCTTTCACACCAGTACTCCCAAGaccccagggcctgggcctgTTCTAGTTAAAGACACTCCTGAGGAGAAGTATGGGATCAAGGTCACATGGAGGAGACGACGCCACTTGTTTACTTAcctcagggagagagggaagctgAATAAAAACCAATTTCTTGTGAAAAATTCACTGGATTTCTCAGACAGCAGCAATCTCAAGAAATTTTCATAG